A stretch of the Planktothricoides raciborskii GIHE-MW2 genome encodes the following:
- a CDS encoding CHAT domain-containing protein, which produces MKRLTGNHLYMKSLLLGSLSFIVSQTITLAEPIVPATDGTGTQVEINGNEFNITGGQVSGDPANLFHSFQEFGLNSGQIATFQSNPEIINILSRVTGGNASMINGLIQVTGGNANLFLMNPAGIVFGPNATLNIPADFIATTASGIGFNQGWFDAFGNNNWAELIGSPSVFRFDGNGAIVNFGNLSISHSHQLGLLGSSVLNLGSLSAPGGNIIITAVPGESLVKLSQPGHLLSLEISPNSLDTITPSNLPELLTGGQVHDATQVVVHDDGTIKLTGSGVSVPTDTGVTIVSGNIDVSNNAAGTVAVLGERVALVDANINASGNNTGGNVFIGGNFQGQGTLPNAAHTFVNNNSSISVNALENGNAGSAIVWADKTTRFHGNISATGGNFGGNGGFVEVSGKQNLIFRGFVDVTANQGTPGTILFDPKNIIIDNGGTDNVDLNNAFKENPTADVTFDADNITGLSGDVILEANNDITVNEPIILNSFSFIENLELRAGGSININAHITTYTTGANIILSGNDNRADVNNRDPGPANISAIAGLNGGNIDITLGTLGESGNITLATVSTQQGKHINITNTNNGYGGDIEISEPMSSSSGSNGGLINLIADGNILTNNINSVGQEGRGGNINLISNNRAIETGDLDASGLSDGGAIALNAEENILTNNINSFGQEGRGGNINFTSNNGAIETGDLNSSGLFDGGAIALNAEGNIVAGGVDSYGIPIPGNIYSGSYDSGTGGSINLHSASGFINTNDGYLNSIANQENGGDITLTAQGNINTGYISSYSQEATAGTIKLTSNNAAIETGDIDSASNQGNGNSITLNAEGNILTNFIYSFGAEGRGGNIHLTSNNGAIETGELNSSGLFDGGAIALNAEGNIVLAGLDQNENLIPGNGNISSDSAGSGTGGDISLRSNSGVINLGSIDASSNQGNGGDITLTAEGNINTGYISSYSQEATAGTINVTSNNAAIETGELNSSSNQGNGNSITLNADDDILITSNIYSDSAGSGTGGDISLTSGNGAINIIEGNIESSSNEGDGGNIELTAKGDIRTNNIDSYSNGSGTAGNIKLTSTSGLIDILGSLTSASLNGIGGSIALTADEIDWTEAIFTSNGGILLLQPATNTQSIEIGGNNESPSLDLSTTELQLIDGFDSLTIGRTGDTGIINIAGLVNFSNDNFDLTISGGSLSFNNRITIRNNGILTLNTGSITSPFDGTDIAIGGNGTLVLNVSGNVGELLNPLVTKVSQLDIDNVTGNVFLNNITDQNFNLGTTNITGDFAITNDGNIIDIGAINISGNSSFTTTGNDATITLDQLSITGPVSLNTTGSNAHVNITNATGLNLADSQVGGNLNIATTTGNITDSGTVIVNGNSNFTTLENGAGINLDQLAATGAITVNTNGVGADVIITNDTAVNLGNSNIGGSLNATANNSDIVTIGNINAESDINLTGQAIALNNSITSGGSLTATANNGDISNTGIINADSDINLTGNNINLDNDVTSGGSLTATANNGDISTTGIINADSDINLSGNNITLDNDVTSGGNLTATANNGDISNSGIINADSDINLSGNNITLDNDVTSGGNLTATASGDISADGVINADSDINLIGNNITLDNSITSGGNLTATANSGNIITSGNINAESDINLTGQAIALNNSITSGGNLTATASGNISNSGEINAESDINLSGNNITLNNSMTSGGSLNATANNGEISNSGEINAGNDITLTGDTISLKNSLTSPGNLILQPFNPNTTIDIGGETGTFNLSAAEIANLSDGFSSITIGRSDGTGMVNLGNISFSDPVTIRSPNGAIAVNGIITGTDNASVNLSSNHITLNSGIITNNQNILINGNTILGNDITLDSGTGLGNILFTGTIDGNQKLTLNAGNGTIAFTGAIGNNTTLNSLITNSIINSGLQATANTIQLNRDITTTGANVILNAQNQLTTNNITTNGGKISLSNRQGDITAGNLDSSNPEAVGGAITVNSPTGIVTTGNLISTGTTGGDITAIAKTTITTGDINSSGIVGNAGNVLLDPENDIQVGFINAQGGSSGSGGNVDISTGRFFRSTNSFTDQNGQIASISTAGGNGGGSITIRHDGGSQNIPFVVGDPSTNGTAGVITTSADNTIPLGSILPGPVEQGDIHIQTPTVPVAPAPVDDTPVSPQLEPEPQAKPIPVAPAPVDDTPVSPQLDSEPPPSPPAPPVNSSSSVVTPATVVTPPATVVTPPATVVTPPATVVTPPATVVTPPATVVTTPPPPPKVAILDPKIVDPEEAAIAIDIPNNSEEEEDLLDPEKISQPDKVAILDPGMGAIEQAFSQRFNDYIGEVNSPATTTLAEAQNIIQQIESETGVKPALVYVCFGFTSRSGISDNDPLELILVTANGHPIKKSLSATRGEVIATANNFIDYITSPRYRRQKKYLPAGQQLYQWLIAPLKEELDLQQIENIAFIMDQGLRALPVAAIHDGEHFLVEKYSLGLMPSLSLTDTRYQNIQNASVLGMGSSEFSDLNSLPAVPAELQTITQQIRHGDSFMNQEFTLNNIQAQYADKQYPIVHMATHGEFEPGEISNSYIQLWDQKLHLDDIRQLGFTNPPVELLVLSACRTAVGSPEAELGFAGLALQAGVKTAIASLWYVSDEGTFGLMTEFYNQLSSAPIKAEAMRQAQLSMINGNVEVVDGQLRGSRDTYPLPEALQNAENQKLTHPYYWSAFTLIGSPW; this is translated from the coding sequence ATGAAGCGACTAACAGGAAATCATCTCTACATGAAAAGCCTTCTCCTGGGGTCTTTGTCCTTCATTGTTTCTCAGACAATCACCCTAGCAGAACCCATTGTCCCCGCAACGGACGGCACCGGCACCCAAGTAGAAATTAACGGCAATGAATTTAACATTACTGGGGGACAAGTTAGTGGCGATCCGGCTAATTTATTCCACTCTTTCCAGGAATTTGGCCTAAATTCTGGGCAAATCGCCACTTTTCAATCTAATCCAGAGATTATTAATATTTTAAGTCGAGTCACAGGTGGCAACGCTTCGATGATTAATGGCTTAATTCAAGTCACGGGGGGAAATGCTAACTTATTTTTAATGAACCCTGCGGGGATTGTATTTGGGCCAAATGCTACCCTGAATATTCCCGCTGATTTTATCGCTACCACTGCCAGCGGGATAGGATTTAATCAGGGTTGGTTTGATGCTTTTGGCAACAATAACTGGGCTGAGTTAATCGGCAGTCCTTCGGTATTTCGCTTTGATGGCAATGGGGCTATAGTAAATTTTGGCAACTTGAGTATTTCCCACAGCCATCAGCTTGGATTATTGGGCAGCAGCGTTTTAAATCTTGGCAGTCTTTCGGCACCGGGAGGAAATATTATTATTACTGCCGTTCCGGGAGAAAGTTTGGTGAAGTTGTCGCAACCGGGACATTTGCTGAGTTTAGAAATTAGCCCGAATTCTTTAGACACCATTACTCCTTCTAATTTGCCAGAATTACTCACAGGAGGACAAGTCCATGATGCGACTCAAGTGGTTGTCCATGATGATGGCACCATTAAGTTAACAGGTTCGGGAGTTTCTGTCCCCACTGATACGGGAGTAACAATTGTTTCCGGCAATATTGATGTTTCAAATAATGCAGCAGGAACCGTGGCGGTATTAGGAGAAAGGGTGGCTTTAGTTGATGCCAATATTAACGCCAGTGGCAACAATACCGGAGGAAATGTATTTATTGGGGGCAATTTTCAGGGACAAGGCACTTTGCCTAATGCCGCTCATACTTTTGTGAATAATAATTCCTCTATTTCGGTGAATGCCTTAGAAAATGGAAATGCCGGGAGTGCGATCGTTTGGGCCGATAAAACCACTCGTTTTCATGGGAACATTAGCGCCACAGGTGGTAATTTTGGTGGCAATGGTGGCTTTGTAGAAGTATCAGGAAAACAAAATTTAATTTTCCGAGGTTTTGTTGATGTTACGGCGAATCAGGGAACTCCTGGGACAATTCTTTTTGACCCAAAAAATATTATCATTGACAATGGTGGTACAGATAACGTAGATTTAAATAATGCTTTTAAAGAAAATCCTACCGCTGATGTCACTTTTGATGCGGATAATATCACAGGGTTGAGTGGTGATGTAATTTTAGAAGCAAACAACGATATTACGGTTAATGAACCGATTATTCTTAATTCATTTTCATTTATCGAGAACTTAGAATTAAGAGCCGGTGGTAGTATTAATATTAATGCACATATCACTACATATACTACTGGTGCCAATATTATTTTAAGCGGAAATGATAATCGCGCTGATGTGAATAACCGCGATCCTGGTCCGGCAAATATTAGCGCTATTGCCGGTTTAAATGGTGGCAACATTGATATTACTTTAGGCACTCTGGGGGAAAGTGGAAATATCACACTTGCCACTGTAAGTACACAGCAGGGTAAGCATATCAATATTACTAATACCAACAATGGTTACGGCGGTGATATTGAGATTTCTGAGCCTATGAGTTCTTCTTCTGGATCTAACGGTGGTTTAATTAATTTAATTGCTGATGGGAATATTCTGACTAATAATATCAATTCTGTTGGGCAAGAAGGCAGAGGGGGAAATATTAATCTAATCAGTAATAACCGTGCCATTGAAACTGGTGATCTAGATGCTTCTGGCTTGTCTGATGGGGGTGCGATCGCGCTAAATGCTGAAGAAAATATTCTGACCAATAATATCAATTCTTTTGGACAAGAAGGCAGAGGGGGAAATATTAATTTCACCAGTAATAACGGTGCTATTGAAACTGGGGATCTAAATTCTTCTGGCTTGTTTGATGGGGGTGCGATCGCGCTAAATGCTGAAGGGAATATTGTTGCCGGTGGAGTGGATAGCTATGGAATTCCTATCCCCGGTAATATTTATTCTGGTTCCTACGACAGCGGAACTGGGGGTAGCATCAACCTACACAGTGCCAGCGGTTTTATTAATACCAATGACGGTTATCTGAATTCGATTGCTAATCAAGAAAATGGGGGCGATATTACGCTTACTGCTCAGGGAAATATTAACACAGGATATATCTCGTCTTATTCCCAAGAAGCAACAGCAGGAACTATCAAATTGACCAGTAACAATGCTGCCATTGAAACTGGGGATATAGATTCTGCTTCAAATCAAGGTAATGGGAATTCAATTACCCTGAATGCTGAAGGGAATATTCTGACCAATTTTATCTATTCTTTTGGGGCAGAAGGCAGAGGAGGAAATATTCATCTAACCAGTAATAACGGTGCCATTGAAACTGGGGAGCTAAATTCTTCTGGCTTGTTTGATGGGGGTGCGATCGCACTAAATGCTGAAGGGAATATTGTTTTAGCTGGATTAGATCAGAATGAAAATCTTATCCCTGGTAACGGTAACATTTCTTCTGATTCCGCAGGCAGCGGAACTGGGGGTGACATAAGTCTTCGCAGTAATAGTGGTGTGATAAATCTCGGATCGATTGATGCTTCTTCTAACCAAGGAAATGGAGGCGATATTACGCTTACTGCTGAGGGAAATATTAACACAGGATATATTTCTTCTTATTCCCAAGAAGCAACCGCAGGAACTATCAACGTGACCAGTAACAATGCTGCCATTGAAACTGGGGAGCTAAATTCTTCTTCAAATCAGGGCAATGGGAATTCAATTACCCTGAATGCTGATGACGATATTCTGATTACCAGTAACATTTATTCTGATTCCGCAGGCAGCGGAACTGGGGGTGACATTAGCCTAACCAGTGGCAACGGTGCCATTAATATAATCGAGGGAAATATCGAATCATCTTCTAATGAAGGTGATGGGGGTAACATCGAGCTTACAGCTAAAGGAGATATTCGCACAAATAATATTGATTCTTATTCTAATGGCAGCGGAACCGCCGGAAATATCAAGCTAACCAGCACGAGTGGACTGATTGATATTTTAGGTTCATTAACTTCTGCTTCCTTAAACGGTATTGGCGGTTCAATTGCTCTAACTGCTGATGAAATCGATTGGACAGAGGCAATTTTTACTTCTAATGGTGGCATTTTATTACTTCAACCCGCCACAAATACCCAATCCATTGAAATTGGGGGAAATAATGAGTCACCCAGTTTAGATTTAAGCACGACTGAACTACAGTTAATTGACGGATTTGATTCCCTAACCATTGGTCGCACTGGTGACACCGGCATAATTAATATTGCTGGATTGGTTAATTTCAGTAACGATAATTTTGATCTGACTATCAGCGGTGGTTCGTTAAGTTTTAATAATCGCATCACGATTCGTAATAATGGCATTTTAACCTTGAATACTGGCAGTATTACGAGTCCGTTTGATGGGACAGATATCGCGATTGGGGGAAATGGCACCTTAGTTTTAAATGTATCTGGTAATGTGGGAGAACTGCTTAATCCTTTGGTGACAAAAGTTAGTCAATTAGATATTGACAATGTAACTGGCAACGTATTTCTGAATAATATTACAGATCAAAATTTTAATTTAGGAACAACTAACATTACTGGTGATTTTGCGATTACTAATGATGGGAATATTATCGATATTGGCGCGATTAATATTAGCGGTAATAGCAGTTTTACCACTACGGGCAATGATGCCACAATTACTTTAGATCAATTATCGATAACTGGCCCAGTAAGCCTGAATACAACTGGCAGCAATGCTCATGTAAATATCACCAATGCCACCGGGTTAAATTTGGCGGATTCTCAGGTGGGTGGAAATTTAAATATTGCCACAACAACCGGGAATATTACGGATAGTGGCACGGTCATAGTTAATGGTAATAGCAATTTTACTACATTAGAAAATGGTGCGGGAATTAATTTAGATCAATTAGCAGCAACCGGAGCCATAACTGTTAATACCAATGGGGTTGGTGCTGATGTCATAATCACGAATGATACCGCCGTAAATTTAGGAAATTCTAATATAGGCGGCAGTCTAAATGCTACGGCAAATAATAGTGATATTGTTACCATTGGAAATATTAATGCTGAGTCAGATATTAATTTAACAGGTCAGGCGATCGCGCTAAATAATTCTATCACCAGTGGCGGTAGTTTAACTGCTACCGCAAATAATGGCGATATTTCTAATACTGGCATTATTAATGCGGATTCGGATATTAACTTAACCGGAAATAATATTAACCTTGATAATGATGTCACCAGTGGCGGTAGTTTAACTGCTACCGCAAATAATGGCGATATTTCTACTACTGGCATTATTAATGCCGATTCGGATATTAACTTAAGCGGAAATAATATTACTCTCGATAATGATGTCACCAGTGGCGGCAATTTAACTGCTACTGCTAATAATGGTGATATTTCTAATAGTGGCATTATTAATGCGGACTCGGATATTAACTTAAGCGGAAATAATATTACTCTCGATAATGATGTCACCAGTGGCGGCAATTTAACTGCTACTGCTAGTGGCGATATTTCTGCTGATGGAGTAATTAATGCGGATTCGGATATTAACTTAATCGGAAATAATATTACCCTCGATAATTCTATCACCAGTGGCGGCAATTTAACTGCTACTGCTAATAGTGGTAATATTATTACCAGTGGAAATATTAATGCTGAGTCTGATATTAATTTAACAGGTCAGGCGATCGCGCTAAATAATTCTATCACCAGTGGCGGCAATTTAACTGCTACTGCTAGTGGGAATATTTCTAATAGTGGAGAAATTAATGCTGAGTCAGATATTAACTTAAGCGGAAATAATATTACCCTCAATAATTCTATGACCAGTGGCGGCAGTTTAAATGCTACTGCTAATAATGGCGAAATTTCTAATAGTGGAGAAATTAATGCTGGGAATGATATTACTTTGACCGGGGATACAATTTCTCTGAAAAATTCCCTCACTAGCCCAGGTAATCTCATCTTACAACCATTTAATCCAAACACCACCATTGACATTGGAGGAGAAACAGGAACCTTTAACCTTTCTGCCGCAGAAATCGCTAATTTATCTGATGGATTTAGTAGTATTACCATTGGACGAAGTGATGGCACTGGGATGGTAAATTTAGGGAATATTAGCTTTAGCGATCCGGTGACAATACGATCGCCGAATGGTGCGATCGCCGTCAATGGCATCATTACTGGCACCGATAATGCCTCAGTGAATTTGAGCAGTAATCATATAACTCTCAATTCTGGGATTATTACCAATAACCAAAACATCCTTATTAATGGCAATACCATTCTCGGTAACGATATTACTTTAGACAGTGGTACGGGGCTGGGAAATATCTTATTCACCGGAACAATTGATGGCAACCAAAAACTAACTTTAAATGCAGGCAATGGCACGATTGCTTTTACAGGTGCCATTGGGAATAACACGACTTTAAATAGCCTGATTACTAATAGTATCATTAACAGTGGATTGCAGGCAACCGCCAACACTATTCAGCTTAATCGTGATATCACCACAACGGGTGCAAATGTAATCTTGAATGCCCAGAATCAGCTAACCACAAATAACATTACAACTAATGGCGGTAAAATTAGTTTAAGCAATCGTCAGGGTGATATTACCGCCGGAAATCTTGATAGTTCTAACCCGGAAGCTGTAGGCGGGGCAATTACAGTTAATAGTCCCACGGGAATTGTCACCACCGGAAATTTAATTTCTACTGGCACAACCGGGGGAGATATTACCGCGATCGCCAAAACCACTATCACGACTGGGGATATAAATAGCAGTGGTATTGTAGGCAATGCGGGGAATGTTTTGCTCGACCCAGAAAACGATATTCAAGTAGGATTTATTAATGCCCAAGGTGGATCAAGTGGTAGTGGTGGCAATGTTGATATTTCCACTGGGCGCTTTTTCCGATCAACAAATAGTTTTACTGACCAAAATGGCCAAATTGCCAGTATTTCTACTGCGGGAGGAAATGGCGGTGGTAGTATCACTATCCGTCACGATGGTGGTAGTCAAAATATCCCGTTTGTGGTGGGAGATCCCAGCACCAATGGCACCGCAGGGGTGATTACCACGAGTGCCGATAATACCATTCCCTTGGGGTCTATTTTGCCTGGTCCAGTGGAACAGGGCGATATTCATATACAAACCCCAACGGTTCCAGTGGCACCAGCCCCAGTGGATGATACTCCAGTATCGCCCCAGCTAGAGCCAGAACCGCAGGCAAAACCGATTCCAGTGGCACCAGCCCCAGTGGATGATACTCCAGTATCGCCCCAGCTAGACTCGGAACCTCCGCCCAGTCCACCAGCACCTCCGGTGAATTCATCATCATCTGTGGTCACTCCAGCAACGGTGGTCACTCCACCAGCAACGGTGGTCACTCCACCAGCAACGGTGGTCACTCCACCAGCAACGGTGGTCACTCCACCAGCAACGGTGGTCACTCCACCAGCAACGGTGGTCACTACACCACCTCCACCACCAAAGGTGGCGATTTTGGATCCGAAAATCGTTGACCCAGAGGAAGCGGCGATCGCTATTGATATACCAAACAATTCAGAAGAAGAGGAGGATCTCCTAGACCCAGAAAAAATATCTCAACCAGATAAAGTGGCGATTTTGGATCCGGGTATGGGGGCGATCGAACAAGCTTTTAGTCAAAGATTTAATGACTATATTGGTGAAGTGAATTCTCCGGCAACCACGACTTTAGCAGAAGCCCAAAATATTATTCAACAAATTGAGTCAGAAACAGGGGTAAAACCGGCTTTAGTTTATGTCTGTTTTGGTTTCACTTCTCGATCGGGTATTTCTGACAATGATCCTCTGGAGTTAATCTTAGTCACCGCAAATGGACATCCGATTAAAAAATCTCTGTCAGCGACTCGCGGTGAAGTGATCGCAACGGCGAATAATTTTATCGATTATATCACGTCGCCGAGATATCGCCGCCAGAAAAAATATTTGCCAGCAGGCCAACAGCTTTATCAATGGTTAATTGCTCCCTTAAAAGAAGAATTAGACCTTCAACAAATTGAAAACATCGCATTTATTATGGATCAGGGTTTGCGGGCTTTGCCAGTGGCAGCGATCCATGACGGGGAACATTTCCTGGTAGAAAAATATAGCCTGGGTCTGATGCCATCTCTTAGCCTCACAGATACCCGGTATCAAAATATTCAAAATGCCTCGGTTTTAGGCATGGGTTCTAGTGAATTTTCTGATTTAAATTCCTTACCGGCAGTTCCCGCAGAATTGCAAACTATTACCCAACAAATTCGTCATGGAGATTCTTTTATGAATCAGGAATTTACCTTAAATAATATTCAAGCACAATATGCGGATAAACAATATCCGATTGTTCACATGGCGACTCATGGAGAATTTGAACCGGGAGAGATTAGCAATTCATATATTCAGCTATGGGATCAAAAGTTGCATCTGGATGATATTCGTCAGTTAGGATTTACTAATCCTCCAGTGGAGTTATTAGTGCTGTCCGCTTGCCGCACCGCAGTCGGTTCCCCAGAAGCAGAATTAGGATTTGCTGGTTTAGCCCTACAAGCAGGAGTGAAAACTGCGATCGCGTCTCTTTGGTATGTGAGTGATGAGGGAACTTTTGGCCTAATGACTGAATTTTATAACCAGCTAAGTTCAGCCCCAATTAAAGCGGAAGCCATGCGACAAGCCCAGTTATCAATGATTAACGGTAACGTCGAAGTAGTAGATGGTCAATTACGCGGTTCTCGCGACACTTATCCGTTACCAGAGGCTTTGCAAAATGCAGAAAACCAAAAGTTAACTCATCCTTATTATTGGTCAGCATTTACCCTAATTGGTAGCCCTTGGTAG